In Deltaproteobacteria bacterium, the genomic stretch AGGACCTCGAGGCCGAGATCGGCCTCCTCGCCGAGATCGTGGAGTTCGACGTCGACGACAACGAGGTCCTCGACAGGATCCGCTCGGCGAAGCGGTCCAACCCCTACAGCAGCATCACCGTGGCGCGTGACCTCCGGTTCGAGCAGGTCTCGGTCATCGAGTTCAACCGGGAGAGCCTCCCCGGCTTCTCCGTCCTGGTCGAGGCGAAACGGAGCTACCCTTACGCTACGGCCTTCGCGCACGTCCTCGGGTACGTGGGCGAGGCGAGCCCGGAGGAGATGGATCAGTCGGAAGACGGCTCGCTGACGATGGGGGACCTGGTCGGCAAGTACGGGATCGAGCGGCTGATGGACAACGTCCTGCGGGGGGTGAACGGGGGCCGGAAAGTGGAGGTGGACGCGGCCGGGAGAGACCAGCGGCTCGTCGAGGAGGTGCCTTCCCGGGCCGGCGGCGTCGTGCACACCTCGTTGGACGCGGACCTGCAGGTGACGGCCCAGGAGGCGCTGGGAACCCGGGCGGGGGCCGTGATCGCCCTCGCGCCGCGGACGGGGGAGGTCCTCGCGTTTTACTCCGGCCCCGCGTTCGACCCGAACGTGTTCGCGCGCGGGATCCGCAAGGCCGACTGGCAGGCGCTGAACACCGACCCGCGCAAGCCGATGCAGAACAAGGGCCTGCAGGGGACGTACGCCCCGGGCTCCACCATCAAACCGTTCCTCGCGATGGCGGCCCTCGAGGAGAAGATGCAGGAGAAGGGGAAGACGGTCCTCTGCCCCGGGTCGTACCGTCTCGGGAACCGGGTCTTCCGCTGCTGGAGGGAGAAGGGGCACGGCGCCGTCGACATGTACCGGGCGCTCGTGCAGTCGTGCGACGTCTACTTCTACACGCTCGGGTTGAAGCTGGGACCCGACCGGGTGGCGAAGCTCGAGAAGGACGCGGGGCTCGGGACGATCACGGGGATCGACCTCCCCGGAGAGCGGAAGGGGCTGGTCCCGGACACGGAGTGGAAGCGCACCGTGACCAAGGACCGGTGGTACGACTACGAGAGCGTGATGCTCGGGATCGGCCAGGGGGCGGTTCACCTCACTCCTCTCGAGATGACCGTCGGCTACGCGGCGCTGGCGACGGGCGGCGAAGTGATGCGGCCCCGCGTCGTGTCGAAGGAGATCGGGAAAGACGGGAAGGTACGGGAGCACGCCCCCGAGATGCTCCGGAAGCTCCCGTGGAACCCGGAGAACGTGGAGTTCATCCGAAAGGCGCTGGCCGGCGTGGTGAACGACTACGGCACCGGCGGGGGGGCGAAGCTCCCGGGGATCGTGGTGGGCGGGAAGA encodes the following:
- the mrdA gene encoding penicillin-binding protein 2; this translates as MTGRIRKREQDPDITRRSRLLLYVALGAFALLLGRLYWLQVVESDRYRNLAENNRLRLRTVRAPRGLILDRKGRAIAETQGSFDLVCSPVDVKDLEAEIGLLAEIVEFDVDDNEVLDRIRSAKRSNPYSSITVARDLRFEQVSVIEFNRESLPGFSVLVEAKRSYPYATAFAHVLGYVGEASPEEMDQSEDGSLTMGDLVGKYGIERLMDNVLRGVNGGRKVEVDAAGRDQRLVEEVPSRAGGVVHTSLDADLQVTAQEALGTRAGAVIALAPRTGEVLAFYSGPAFDPNVFARGIRKADWQALNTDPRKPMQNKGLQGTYAPGSTIKPFLAMAALEEKMQEKGKTVLCPGSYRLGNRVFRCWREKGHGAVDMYRALVQSCDVYFYTLGLKLGPDRVAKLEKDAGLGTITGIDLPGERKGLVPDTEWKRTVTKDRWYDYESVMLGIGQGAVHLTPLEMTVGYAALATGGEVMRPRVVSKEIGKDGKVREHAPEMLRKLPWNPENVEFIRKALAGVVNDYGTGGGAKLPGIVVGGKTGTAQVASVKGKMIKSEDLPYEIRDHAWFVAFAPVDDPQVVVAAMVEHGGHGGSAAAPIVKAVMQEFFRTRPVGPPRKGGA